In Musa acuminata AAA Group cultivar baxijiao chromosome BXJ2-8, Cavendish_Baxijiao_AAA, whole genome shotgun sequence, one genomic interval encodes:
- the LOC135619000 gene encoding peroxisomal membrane protein 11-3-like codes for MAEPSRKPDASLPPPPGVAPPRGGDRDFLLHLEAYLARRDGVDKLLKISRYAAKIALSAPSSPIPPALAPRLKAFESSVGLSRKAFRLGKFVQDLNALRAATGGALNPTDRLLAAVAYGGEGVYYFVEQFVWLSKAGLIPAELSRRFQKISAWAELIGYFGSVALKARELRKIGSLIQSRIESGKSADCDEEIRKLRTKLLLKQLAVIQDLADGLMALGDVRDGEGFLSSSLLMASAGLLSALISTHKNWTSC; via the coding sequence ATGGCGGAACCGTCGCGGAAGCCCGacgcttctcttcctcctccaccgggTGTCGCCCCGCCGCGGGGCGGCGATCGCGacttcctcctccacctcgaaGCCTACCTCGCCCGCCGCGACGGTGTCGACAAGCTTCTCAAGATCTCCCGCTACGCCGCCAAGATCGCCCTATCCGCCCCTTCTTCCCCCATACCCCCAGCTCTCGCTCCCCGCCTTAAGGCCTTCGAATCCAGCGTTGGCCTTAGCCGCAAGGCCTTCCGCCTTGGCAAGTTCGTCCAGGATCTCAACGCCCTCCGCGCCGCCACCGGTGGCGCCCTCAACCCCACCGATCGCCTCCTCGCCGCTGTCGCCTACGGCGGGGAGGGCGTCTACTACTTCGTGGAGCAGTTCGTCTGGCTCTCCAAGGCAGGCCTCATACCCGCGGAGCTTTCGCGGCGGTTTCAGAAGATCAGCGCTTGGGCGGAGCTCATCGGCTACTTTGGCAGCGTCGCTTTGAAGGCTAGGGAGCTGCGAAAGATCGGCTCTTTGATCCAATCGCGAATCGAGAGCGGGAAATCAGCCGATTGCGATGAGGAGATCAGGAAATTGAGGACGAAATTGCTGTTGAAGCAGCTCGCGGTCATTCAAGACCTCGCCGACGGTCTGATGGCTCTCGGAGACGTGAGGGATGGGGAGGGGTTCCTCTCGAGTTCGCTGCTGATGGCTTCGGCCGGCCTCCTTTCAGCTCTCATCAGCACCCACAAGAATTGGACTTCTTGTTGA
- the LOC135585529 gene encoding kinesin-like protein KIN-14F isoform X2, translating to MASEGMVAVSLASVVEDVLKQHGTKLSDVNLASRKAGEAVARRYEAAGWLRKAVGVVAAKDLPDEPSEEEFRLGLRNGLILCNALNKIHPGAVPKVVVNPGDTVQQPDGAALSAYQYFENVRNFLVAVQEMDLPTFEASDLEQGGKSARIVNCVLSLQSYGEWKQMGGHGSFRYGGNSKPSISGKSFIRKNSENYKGSLSRSQLLNENDGLCAELNSQGDISMESCQMTTSRPLNMLVHAALSDKKPEELPLLVESMLNKVMEEFECRVTRQNALEKTTLKGHDTSKSFAKAKASIGPPSIHCEMEETEGSILRKAKRENHVKKINKEDASKENHMKQQLIFQQQERDIEELRHTLQTTKAGMQFMHMKFTDEFTKLGEYLHGLAHAASGYHKVLDENRKLYNQVQDLKGSIRVYCRVRPFLPGQLSGNTLGSIDEGNITIVTPSKYGKEGRRSFNFNKVFGPSSSQEEVFSDTQPLIRSILDGYNVCIFAYGQTGSGKTYTMSGPKLLNEQTVGVNYRALSDLFKLSEQRRGIFSYEISVQMIEIYNEQVRDLLVGDGLSKKLEIRNNSQKGLNVPNANLVPVTSTSDVIELMNIGQRNRVVGATALNDRSSRSHSCLTVHVQGKDMTSGTILRGCLHLVDLAGSERVDKSEVTGERLKEAQHINKSLSALGDVISALALKNSHVPYRNSKLTQLLQDSLGGQAKTLMFVHISPEMDAIGETLSTLKFAERVSTVELGAARVNKESGEVKKLREQMASLKAALACKEEGSQHLQNTIPGADSLSTRPSSPVHSNRRSGADYLHNQSNQRQPMEEVGNIEVRSSLPSRQKKPSFDLQDLFTTNDSPPWPDSCSRMNLPVRDDKEIVSGDWVDKIMVNKLDTAVMDDNPMIDWEGDTGTLPDFFYQRCVSDVRIYPDKQYHKSAMRRKDSYELDMQRSHSYYVATDDSDDQDIATSDSSEADMLWQFSLQNVHSTGNESGSRIKKPQPKFTQSSDIRTPNYTHIPSPSQKTSNGSKRTGRQANGDDGKRIASGGKTGNRK from the exons ATGGCATCGGAGGGGATGGTCGCCGTATCGCTGGCTTCTGTGGTTGAGGATGTCCTGAAACAGCACGGGACCAAGCTCAGCGATGTCAACTTGGCTTCCAGGAAGGCCGGAGAAGCAG TGGCACGTAGATACGAGGCTGCCGGATGGCTGAGAAAGGCGGTGGGAGTTGTCGCTGCGAAAGATTTGCCTGATGAACCTTCAGAGGAAGAATTCAGGCTTGGATTGAGGAATGGTTTGATCCTTTGCAATGCACTGAACAAGATTCATCCTGGAGCGGTACCAAAA GTGGTGGTCAATCCTGGAGATACAGTTCAACAACCAGATGGAGCAGCGCTATCCGCATATCAGTATTTTGAGAACGTGAGGAACTTCCTTGTAGCTGTGCAAGAGATGGATCTGCCCACCTTTGAGGCATCCGACTTAGAACAG GGAGGTAAGAGTGCGAGGATTGTGAACTGTGTTCTATCTCTCCAATCTTATGGTGAATGGAAACAAATGGGTGGGCATGGTTCATTTAGGTATGGTGGAAATTCTAAACCATCCATCTCAGGCAAGTCCTTCATAAGGAAAAATTCAGAAAATTACAAGGGTTCATTGTCGAGAAGCCAATTGTTGAATGAGAATGATGGCCTATGTGCTGAGCTCAATTCTCAAGGGGACATCTCAATGGAGTCCTGTCAAATG ACTACATCACGGCCTTTAAACATGCTTGTCCATGCAGCTCTATCAGATAAGAAGCCCGAGGAACTCCCACTA cTTGTTGAGTCAATGTTGAATAAAGTTATGGAAGAATTTGAATGCCGTGTAACAAGACAAAATGCACTG GAGAAAACCACTTTGAAGGGCCACgacactagcaaatcttttgcgAAAGCGAAGGCTTCAATTGGGCCTCCATCCATTCATTGTGAAATGGAG GAAACCGAAGGAAGTATTTTGAGGAAGGCAAAGAGAGAGAACCACGTTAAGAAGATAAACAAAGAAGATGCATCAAAAGAAAATCATATGAAGCAACAGTTGATTTTTCAACAGCAAGAGAGAGATATTGAG GAACTTAGACACACTCTTCAAACTACAAAAGCTGGAATGCAGTTTATGCACATGAAGTTTACTGATGAATTCACTAAGCTTG GAGAGTATCTACATGGCCTTGCCCATGCTGCTTCTGGTTATCACAAAGTTCTCGATGAGAACAGGAAGCTGTACAATCAAGTGCAAGATCTAAAAG GTAGCATTAGGGTCTATTGTCGAGTGAGACCCTTCTTGCCAGGACAACTGAGTGGCAACACTCTTGGTTCTATTGATGAGGGAAATATCACAATTGTAACACCCTCAAAGTATGGCAAAGAAGGACGTAGATCTTTTAACTTCAATAAAGTTTTTGGGCCATCTTCATCACAAG AAGAAGTATTCTCAGATACCCAGCCTCTCATTCGTTCGATTCTTGATGGTTACAATGTTTGTATTTTTGCATACGGCCAAACTGGATCAGGAAAGACATATACGATG AGTGGACCTAAGCTTCTCAATGAGCAAACAGTGGGCGTCAATTATAGAGCACTAAGTGATTTGTTTAAGCTCTCTGAACAAAGAAGAGGGATATTTTCTTATGAGATTTCTGTTCAGATGATCGAGATATACAATGAGCAAGTCAGGGACCTCCTTGTGGGGGATGGTCTTAGcaaaaaat TGGAAATTCGTAATAATTCTCAGAAAGGACTTAATGTTCCCAATGCAAACTTAGTGCCTGTTACATCAACATCTGATGTGATTGAACTAATGAACATTGGGCAGAGGAACCGTGTTGTAGGTGCTACTGCTTTGAATGATCGTAGCAGTCGTTCTCATAG TTGCTTGACTGTTCATGTTCAAGGCAAAGATATGACTTCAGGAACTATTCTCCGAGGATGTTTACATCTTGTTGACTTGGCAGGCAGTGAAAGAGTTGATAAATCTGAAGTAACAGGAGAAAGATTAAAAGAAGCACAACATATAAACAAATCTCTCTCGGCTTTAGGTGATGTAATATCTGCCCTTGCCCTAAAGAATTCACATGTTCCTTATCGGAATAGCAAACTCACTCAGTTACTCCAAGACTCCCTTG GTGGACAAGCAAAGACATTGATGTTTGTCCATATAAGTCCTGAAATGGATGCTATTGGAGAAACTCTCAGCACGCTAAAATTTGCTGAGCGGGTTTCTACAGTTGAGCTTGGTGCTGCAAGAGTTAATAAAGAAAGTGGAGAAGTAAAAAAACTAAGGGAGCAG ATGGCTAGTTTGAAAGCAGCATTGGCATGCAAAGAGGAAGGATCACAACATCTCCAGAATACAAtaccaggggcagattcactcagCACAAGACCATCATCACCAGTACATTCCAATCGACGGAGTGGAGCAGATTATCTACACAATCAATCTAACCAAAGACAGCCAATGGAGGAAGTTGGTAACATAGAG GTCAGAAGTAGTCTGCCATCGAGACAAAAGAAGCCAAGTTTTGATCTCCAAGATCTTTTTACGACAAATGATTCTCCTCCATGGCCAGATAGTTGTTCCAGAATGAATCTTCCTGTGAGGGATGATAAAGAAATTGTTTCTGGAGATTGGGTTGACAAGATCATGGTGAACAAGCTAGATACAGCTGTTATGGATGACAATCCCATGATAGATTGGGAGGGTGATACTGGAACATTACCTGACTTCTTCTACCAAAGATGTGTTTCTGACGTGAGAATTTATCCAGATAAACAATACCATAAAAGTGCCATGAGAAGAAAAGATAGCTATGAGCTGGACATGCAAAGAAGTCATTCATATTATGTGGCTACTGATGATTCAGATGATCAGGATATTGCGACAAGTGATTCTTCTGAAGCAGATATGCTGTGGCAATTCAGTCTCCAAAATGTTCATAGCACAGGTAATGAGAGTGGGTCTAGGATCAAGAAGCCTCAACCAAAGTTCACACAGAGTTCCGATATAAG GACTCCGAATTATACACACATACCATCTCCTTCCCAGAAAACATCAAACGGGTCAAAGAGAACGGGAAGGCAGGCTAACGGCGACGACGGGAAACGGATTGCATCAGGTGGCAAAACTGGCAACAGAAAGTAG
- the LOC135585529 gene encoding kinesin-like protein KIN-14F isoform X1: MASEGMVAVSLASVVEDVLKQHGTKLSDVNLASRKAGEAVARRYEAAGWLRKAVGVVAAKDLPDEPSEEEFRLGLRNGLILCNALNKIHPGAVPKVVVNPGDTVQQPDGAALSAYQYFENVRNFLVAVQEMDLPTFEASDLEQGGKSARIVNCVLSLQSYGEWKQMGGHGSFRYGGNSKPSISGKSFIRKNSENYKGSLSRSQLLNENDGLCAELNSQGDISMESCQMTTSRPLNMLVHAALSDKKPEELPLLVESMLNKVMEEFECRVTRQNALEKTTLKGHDTSKSFAKAKASIGPPSIHCEMEKETEGSILRKAKRENHVKKINKEDASKENHMKQQLIFQQQERDIEELRHTLQTTKAGMQFMHMKFTDEFTKLGEYLHGLAHAASGYHKVLDENRKLYNQVQDLKGSIRVYCRVRPFLPGQLSGNTLGSIDEGNITIVTPSKYGKEGRRSFNFNKVFGPSSSQEEVFSDTQPLIRSILDGYNVCIFAYGQTGSGKTYTMSGPKLLNEQTVGVNYRALSDLFKLSEQRRGIFSYEISVQMIEIYNEQVRDLLVGDGLSKKLEIRNNSQKGLNVPNANLVPVTSTSDVIELMNIGQRNRVVGATALNDRSSRSHSCLTVHVQGKDMTSGTILRGCLHLVDLAGSERVDKSEVTGERLKEAQHINKSLSALGDVISALALKNSHVPYRNSKLTQLLQDSLGGQAKTLMFVHISPEMDAIGETLSTLKFAERVSTVELGAARVNKESGEVKKLREQMASLKAALACKEEGSQHLQNTIPGADSLSTRPSSPVHSNRRSGADYLHNQSNQRQPMEEVGNIEVRSSLPSRQKKPSFDLQDLFTTNDSPPWPDSCSRMNLPVRDDKEIVSGDWVDKIMVNKLDTAVMDDNPMIDWEGDTGTLPDFFYQRCVSDVRIYPDKQYHKSAMRRKDSYELDMQRSHSYYVATDDSDDQDIATSDSSEADMLWQFSLQNVHSTGNESGSRIKKPQPKFTQSSDIRTPNYTHIPSPSQKTSNGSKRTGRQANGDDGKRIASGGKTGNRK; this comes from the exons ATGGCATCGGAGGGGATGGTCGCCGTATCGCTGGCTTCTGTGGTTGAGGATGTCCTGAAACAGCACGGGACCAAGCTCAGCGATGTCAACTTGGCTTCCAGGAAGGCCGGAGAAGCAG TGGCACGTAGATACGAGGCTGCCGGATGGCTGAGAAAGGCGGTGGGAGTTGTCGCTGCGAAAGATTTGCCTGATGAACCTTCAGAGGAAGAATTCAGGCTTGGATTGAGGAATGGTTTGATCCTTTGCAATGCACTGAACAAGATTCATCCTGGAGCGGTACCAAAA GTGGTGGTCAATCCTGGAGATACAGTTCAACAACCAGATGGAGCAGCGCTATCCGCATATCAGTATTTTGAGAACGTGAGGAACTTCCTTGTAGCTGTGCAAGAGATGGATCTGCCCACCTTTGAGGCATCCGACTTAGAACAG GGAGGTAAGAGTGCGAGGATTGTGAACTGTGTTCTATCTCTCCAATCTTATGGTGAATGGAAACAAATGGGTGGGCATGGTTCATTTAGGTATGGTGGAAATTCTAAACCATCCATCTCAGGCAAGTCCTTCATAAGGAAAAATTCAGAAAATTACAAGGGTTCATTGTCGAGAAGCCAATTGTTGAATGAGAATGATGGCCTATGTGCTGAGCTCAATTCTCAAGGGGACATCTCAATGGAGTCCTGTCAAATG ACTACATCACGGCCTTTAAACATGCTTGTCCATGCAGCTCTATCAGATAAGAAGCCCGAGGAACTCCCACTA cTTGTTGAGTCAATGTTGAATAAAGTTATGGAAGAATTTGAATGCCGTGTAACAAGACAAAATGCACTG GAGAAAACCACTTTGAAGGGCCACgacactagcaaatcttttgcgAAAGCGAAGGCTTCAATTGGGCCTCCATCCATTCATTGTGAAATGGAG AAGGAAACCGAAGGAAGTATTTTGAGGAAGGCAAAGAGAGAGAACCACGTTAAGAAGATAAACAAAGAAGATGCATCAAAAGAAAATCATATGAAGCAACAGTTGATTTTTCAACAGCAAGAGAGAGATATTGAG GAACTTAGACACACTCTTCAAACTACAAAAGCTGGAATGCAGTTTATGCACATGAAGTTTACTGATGAATTCACTAAGCTTG GAGAGTATCTACATGGCCTTGCCCATGCTGCTTCTGGTTATCACAAAGTTCTCGATGAGAACAGGAAGCTGTACAATCAAGTGCAAGATCTAAAAG GTAGCATTAGGGTCTATTGTCGAGTGAGACCCTTCTTGCCAGGACAACTGAGTGGCAACACTCTTGGTTCTATTGATGAGGGAAATATCACAATTGTAACACCCTCAAAGTATGGCAAAGAAGGACGTAGATCTTTTAACTTCAATAAAGTTTTTGGGCCATCTTCATCACAAG AAGAAGTATTCTCAGATACCCAGCCTCTCATTCGTTCGATTCTTGATGGTTACAATGTTTGTATTTTTGCATACGGCCAAACTGGATCAGGAAAGACATATACGATG AGTGGACCTAAGCTTCTCAATGAGCAAACAGTGGGCGTCAATTATAGAGCACTAAGTGATTTGTTTAAGCTCTCTGAACAAAGAAGAGGGATATTTTCTTATGAGATTTCTGTTCAGATGATCGAGATATACAATGAGCAAGTCAGGGACCTCCTTGTGGGGGATGGTCTTAGcaaaaaat TGGAAATTCGTAATAATTCTCAGAAAGGACTTAATGTTCCCAATGCAAACTTAGTGCCTGTTACATCAACATCTGATGTGATTGAACTAATGAACATTGGGCAGAGGAACCGTGTTGTAGGTGCTACTGCTTTGAATGATCGTAGCAGTCGTTCTCATAG TTGCTTGACTGTTCATGTTCAAGGCAAAGATATGACTTCAGGAACTATTCTCCGAGGATGTTTACATCTTGTTGACTTGGCAGGCAGTGAAAGAGTTGATAAATCTGAAGTAACAGGAGAAAGATTAAAAGAAGCACAACATATAAACAAATCTCTCTCGGCTTTAGGTGATGTAATATCTGCCCTTGCCCTAAAGAATTCACATGTTCCTTATCGGAATAGCAAACTCACTCAGTTACTCCAAGACTCCCTTG GTGGACAAGCAAAGACATTGATGTTTGTCCATATAAGTCCTGAAATGGATGCTATTGGAGAAACTCTCAGCACGCTAAAATTTGCTGAGCGGGTTTCTACAGTTGAGCTTGGTGCTGCAAGAGTTAATAAAGAAAGTGGAGAAGTAAAAAAACTAAGGGAGCAG ATGGCTAGTTTGAAAGCAGCATTGGCATGCAAAGAGGAAGGATCACAACATCTCCAGAATACAAtaccaggggcagattcactcagCACAAGACCATCATCACCAGTACATTCCAATCGACGGAGTGGAGCAGATTATCTACACAATCAATCTAACCAAAGACAGCCAATGGAGGAAGTTGGTAACATAGAG GTCAGAAGTAGTCTGCCATCGAGACAAAAGAAGCCAAGTTTTGATCTCCAAGATCTTTTTACGACAAATGATTCTCCTCCATGGCCAGATAGTTGTTCCAGAATGAATCTTCCTGTGAGGGATGATAAAGAAATTGTTTCTGGAGATTGGGTTGACAAGATCATGGTGAACAAGCTAGATACAGCTGTTATGGATGACAATCCCATGATAGATTGGGAGGGTGATACTGGAACATTACCTGACTTCTTCTACCAAAGATGTGTTTCTGACGTGAGAATTTATCCAGATAAACAATACCATAAAAGTGCCATGAGAAGAAAAGATAGCTATGAGCTGGACATGCAAAGAAGTCATTCATATTATGTGGCTACTGATGATTCAGATGATCAGGATATTGCGACAAGTGATTCTTCTGAAGCAGATATGCTGTGGCAATTCAGTCTCCAAAATGTTCATAGCACAGGTAATGAGAGTGGGTCTAGGATCAAGAAGCCTCAACCAAAGTTCACACAGAGTTCCGATATAAG GACTCCGAATTATACACACATACCATCTCCTTCCCAGAAAACATCAAACGGGTCAAAGAGAACGGGAAGGCAGGCTAACGGCGACGACGGGAAACGGATTGCATCAGGTGGCAAAACTGGCAACAGAAAGTAG
- the LOC135619002 gene encoding myb-related protein P-like produces the protein MGRAPCCEKVGLKKGRWTAEEDEILAKYIAANGEGSWRSLPKNAGLLRCGKSCRLRWINYLRSDLKRGNITKEEEAVIIKLHATLGNRWSVIAGHLPGRTDNEIKNYWNSHLGRRIDSFRRLGLDGGDAAVLDLSTLPGAGKRRGGRTSRSAARKNTIGGAVGRGQQQQGVVVSPPVSLVQSDHSVVLDPDQNQASSVTDDGLVDAYEEMASELLCCTSPMDGGLWGTDAEMEHVLLGPREESMAGRGWSHEGDSGVMTSSEERGDLVPVTGGPEEGGATGLGVERGPELVTKGEDEVGSSSSQAENLLDWDLEDMEAKLWDEAGDMWWHSEHQDLGLHGFDDGGYQEEPLDSWLIFSGTSLGDITALGW, from the exons ATGGGGAGAGCCCCATGCTGTGAGAAGGTAGGGCTGAAGAAGGGGAGATGGACAGCGGAGGAGGACGAGATCCTGGCCAAGTACATTGCTGCCAATGGAGAAGGGTCTTGGAGGTCACTGCCCAAGAATGCAG GGCTGTTGAGGTGTGGGAAGAGCTGCAGGCTCAGGTGGATAAACTACCTCAGATCGGACCTGAAGAGAGGTAACATCACCAAAGAGGAGGAGGCGGTCATCATCAAGCTGCACGCCACACTCGGAAACAG GTGGTCCGTCATAGCTGGTCATCTCCCCGGACGaacggacaacgagatcaagaactattgGAACTCACACCTCGGCCGGAGGATCGACAGCTTCCGGAGGCTGGGGCTGGACGGCGGCGATGCCGCAGTCCTGGACCTCAGCACGCTCCCTGGCGCGGGCAAGCGGCGGGGCGGCCGGACGAGCCGGTCGGCTGCGAGGAAGAACACCATCGGTGGTGCTGTCGGAAGAGGGCAGCAGCAGCAAGGCGTGGTTGTGAGCCCCCCGGTTTCGTTGGTGCAGAGTGACCACAGCGTGGTTTTGGATCCCGATCAGAACCAAGCCAGCAGTGTTACCGACGACGGGCTTGTGGATGCCTACGAGGAGATGGCGAGCGAGCTCCTCTGCTGCACGAGCCCCATGGACGGTGGGCTTTGGGGCACAGATGCTGAGATGGAGCACGTACTGCTCGGTCCAAGAGAGGAGAGCATGGCCGGGCGGGGTTGGTCCCATGAGGGGGACAGCGGGGTCATGACCTCAAGTGAGGAGAGAGGGGATCTGGTCCCTGTGACAGGTGGGCCGGAGGAAGGTGGCGCCACAGGCTTGGGTGTGGAGAGGGGACCTGAGTTGGTGACCAAAGGTGAGGACGAGGTGGGCTCATCTTCATCCCAAGCGGAGAACCTCTTGGACTGGGACTTGGAGGACATGGAGGCCAAGCTATGGGATGAAGCAGGGGATATGTGGTGGCACAGTGAGCACCAGGACTTAGGCCTGCATGGATTCGACGACGGTGGATACCAAGAGGAGCCATTGGATAGCTGGCTCATCTTCTCAGGCACTTCACTTGGTGATATCACTGCTCTTGGGTGGTAG
- the LOC135619001 gene encoding uncharacterized protein LOC135619001 — protein MGDFDRRYRNELRYSDSDGGRRPYDGGYRNEFPAYGAGSGADDRSLERVKGNVPSSRRRSPDPPFAPPRRGVSSSSRSSAWCFGDPEMKRRRRVARYKAYAVEGKVKSSIRKGFRWIKIKCSELIHGW, from the coding sequence ATGGGCGACTTCGACCGGAGGTACCGGAACGAGCTCCGGTATTCCGACTCCGACGGCGGCCGACGTCCCTACGACGGCGGCTACCGCAACGAGTTCCCGGCCTACGGCGCCGGCTCTGGCGCTGACGACCGCAGTCTGGAGAGAGTGAAGGGTAACGTACCCTCATCTCGGCGCCGGTCCCCCGATCCGCCTTTCGCCCCGCCCCGGCGCGGCGTCTCGTCGTCGTCGAGGTCGAGCGCGTGGTGCTTCGGCGATCCGGAGATGAAGCGGCGGCGGCGGGTGGCAAGGTACAAGGCGTACGCGGTGGAGGGCAAGGTGAAGTCGTCGATCCGCAAGGGGTTCCGGTGGATCAAGATCAAGTGCTCGGAGCTCATCCACGGGTGGTGA